GCGACGAAGAGGACCTCCGCCGCCATCAGTGTCCAGGCCAGGTAGGCACCCAGCACCGACACGATCGGGCCGACGCTGATGAACACCCTGCCCCAGGTGCCGACGGCCGACTCCAGCACGCCCGCCATGGACGGCTGGCGCAGGCCGGCGATCTCGTCCATCGGCATGATGCCGTACGACACGATGGTGACCGACGCGAAGACGGCGAAGACGCTGAGGAAGCCCAGCACCGTCGCCCGGCCCACGTCGGAGCGGCGTCTGGCGTGCCGGGAGTAGACACTGGCGCCCTCGACGCCGAGGAAGACGAAGACGGTGGCCAGCATGGTGCCGCGCACCTGTGTGAACAGCGAACCGGCGTAGTCGGCGCCGCCGAAGTTGTCGGCGAACACACCCGGTTCGAAGTAGACCAGGGCCAGGATGACGAAGATGACGATGGGGACGAGCTTGGCGACGGTGACGACCTTGTTGATGGCGGTCGCCTCCTTCACACCGCGCCGGATGATCCAGAAGAAGGCCCACAGCCCGAGGGAGGACAGGACGACCGCGAGGGCGGTGTCCCCGTCGCCGAGGGCCGGCCAGACGGAGCCCACGGTCGACATGATGAGGACCCAGTAGGTCACGTTGCCCACACAGGTGCTGGCCCAGTAGCCGAAGGCGGCGAAGAAACCCAGGTACTCGCCGAAGCCCGCCTTGGCGTACGCGTAGACACCCGCGTCGAGGTCGGGCCGGCGTACGGCCAGGGACTGGAAGACGAAGGCCAGCATCAGCATGCCGGTACCGGCGATCGCCCACGCGATGAGCGCCCCGGCGACGCCGGTCTCCTCGGCGAACCGCCCCGGCAGTGAGAACACACCTGCGCCCACCATCGACCCGACCACCATGGCGGTCAGGGTGAACAACGGCAGTTTGGCGGTGGGCGGGGATGCGCCGTCGGCGTCGGAAGCAGCGGCCTGCGACATGCCGTCCCTCCGGGTGGCTGGGCGACTGGGACCACTGTGCCTCAGGTGGCGGAGGCGGGCATCCCGGCCGGGGCGCCGTTCACTGCGCGGTACGCAGGTCGGTGCCGCGCCGGGCCAGGCTGAGGACACCCATGACGATCAGGCCCACACCGAGCAGCTGCGGCACGACCCACCAGTCACCGCGCACGTCCTCGCGGTACAGGATCACGCCGAGCAGCAGGCTGACCGTCGCGTCGCCCAGGGTCAGGGCGGGCTGGGAGGCGACGAGCGGGCCGCCCTGCATGGCGTGCTCAAGGAGCAGCACGGCACACACCCCGGCCACGGCGAACCCGTAGGTCTGCCAGGCGGTCAGGAATCCGTTCACGCCGTCGGAGTCCAGGACGCGCATGGAGTCCTTCATCAGACCGGCCGTCAGCGCGTAGCACACCGCGGTGGCCGCGCCGAGGCATCCGGCGCGGGCCTTGCCGACGGGCCGCTTCAGTCCGGCCGCCGCGAGCAGCACGGCCGCCCCGGCACATGCCGCCAGCGCGGGCACCCAGCGGTCCAGCGGCACGTCCTCCTCGCCGTGGTCCGGTGCCGCCGAGACCAGCGCGACACCCAGCCCGACGACCACCGCGCCCACGGCGAGCCACATGACCTGGGGCAGCTTGCCGCCGGTCATCAGCGAGGCGAGCAGCAGGGCCAGCGGAAGCTCCAGCACGAACAGGGGCTGTACGAGTGACAGCGGCCCCGTCGCCAGTGCCACCGCCTGCCCCACACCGGCCACCACGACGGCCAGCATGCCGCCGAGCCACACGGGCCGCCGGAGCAGGTCGAGGACGAGCCCCGGGCGGAAACCCTGTGACTGCGGCACGCTCAGCGCGGCACGCCGCTGGAGCACGGTGGCCAGCGCGTTGCTGAACGCGGCGACGAGTGCGAAGAGCACCGGCAGCACAAAGCCCATCCACCGATACTCACCCCGATTCCCCCCGGCCGCGCGCCGCACCGCGCCCCGGGGGTCGGTGTGCTCAGCTGCCGCCCTGCGCGGACGGCTCCGCGCTCGCGGTGTCCTGCTTCTGCTTCGGCGCGGCGGCGTCGGTGGCGGTGTAGTAGACCGAGGAACCCTGCTTGGTGCGCTGGGCCAGGTTCTTGGCGACGAGCCCTTCGAGGGTGGTGCGCACGACCGTGGTCTTGACGTTGCGCTCGGCGTGGGCCTTGCCCAGCGCCGTGGTGACTTCCGCGGCGGACCGCGGCTCGCTCGCCTCGACGAGGTGGGTCCGTACCAGTTCGACGAGCGTGGGCTGGGTGGTGGCCGGCGCGGGTGCCTTCTTCGCCGCGGGCTTGGCGGCGGCCTTGGTGGCCGCCTTGCCGGCCTGCTTGGTGCCGGCCTTGGCGGCCTGCTTGGCGGCGGGCTTCGTCGCCGACGGCTTGGTGGCCTGCTTGACGCCCGGCTTCGGTGCGGCGGCCCGCTTGGGCGCGGTGGCGGCCTTCTTGCCGCGCGAACGCCCGCGGGTGGCCGGCTCGGCGGGGGCGCTGTCGCGCGGCGCGGGCACGGTGGCCGCACCGGTCGCGGGCTCGGGCGCGGCGATGCCGAGCGCCTGCTGCACGCTCACCAGCAGGGCGTGGTCGTGCTGCAGCGCGGCCAACTGCTGCTGGAGCGCGGTGAGCTCCGCGCTGACACGTTCCTGCTCCTTGACGTTGCGCTCCAGGTCGTCGGTGACCTGGACGCTGTACTGCGACGCCAGTTGGGTGGCGGACTGCGTCGTGCTCTCGGACATGAGGGTGACTCTCCTCGATTCGCGGCCGTGAAGGCTCGTGAGGAACGGCGGGACACACAGATAGTACGGACGAACAGCGTCTGTTGTTCCCCTGTTTGCTGCCGGGCCGGTATACCACGTATGGCCGCCGACGTGGTATGTGCCGCCGCAATCTCGTGTGTGTGTTCGGAACACATGGCCCCGCGTTCACCCGCCCTGGGGCACCTCCACGATCTTTCCGTCCTCGTCGACGGTGTGTGTCTGCCAGTAGGTGTCCCACTCGTCGCCGACGTGCTCGGGCACCTTGCCCTCGGGGTACCGGGTGTAACCCTTGGGCGGTTCCTCGTCGTTGGACACACATGCGCTGCCGGTGCCGCCGACGGACAGGACCGGGTACTCGCCGCCGCCGCAGGTCGCCTCCTCGACAGAGCAGCCGGTCATGGCCGCCGCCGCGGCCACACAGGCCAGGACCAGATGAACTCGCTTGCCGGTACGCACGATTGGCTCCCTCGGGTGACTGATGACCCAAGCCTCCCGCGACGTGTGGGACACATCATGAGTACGGATACTCAGTCGGACGTGTCCCGCTGCCCGACGCGCGTGACCAGACGGTCCACCCGGCGCGCCGCCGCGCGTGCCTCCCGCTCCGCCCCGGTCGCCGACTTCCGGGCCGTACGGGCCGCTTCCTCGGCGTCCCGCCGTTCCCGCCCGGTCCGGTCGAGGTCCTCGCGTGCCGTGCGCAGTTCGTCCTCCGCGGCCGACACCGCCTCGCGGGCCCGGTCGTGTTCCCCGTCCGCCCGCCGGAGCAGCGTCTCGGCGTCCGCCTGCCGCGCCTGTGCGTCCCGCAGTTGTTCCGCGGCCCGCTCCGCCTCCTGTTCGGCTCGGGCGAGCTCCTCCTGGCGTTTGCGGCGCCGCTCGGCGAGTTCGTCCTTGGCCCCGGTGCCGGCAGGTTCCTTACGGGGCGCCGGTGCGGGTTTCGCGGGTGCGGGTGTCGCGGGTGCGGCCGGTGAGGTGTCCGAGGGGAACTCCGACGGCGGGGTGAGCGCGACCTCCAGGCGACCGCCGGACCACCGGTCGGCCGCGTCCTGGTCGGCGAGGACCGCGCGCAGGGTCGACTCGACCTCCCGCTGCGCCCCCTGGGACAACCGGTGCCCGGCCTCGTCGGCGAGGTGCGCGGCCTGCCGGGACAGGGCGGCGACGATGCGCCGCCGCTGCGCCGACAGCTCCCTGAGTCCGGCGGCGTCCAGGGTGCGGTGCGCCTCCCGCAGTGACTGCCCCAGTTCCAGGAACCGTCGGCTCTCCTCCGGCTGGGAGCGGGCCAGCAGGTTCGCCGCCCAGGCCGCGAGCGTGGGTCTGCGGGCGGCGTGGATCAGCCGCGCGTCCTCCTTGCGGCCGTCCGTCCTCGCGGCGGCGGCGCGCTCCTCGCGGCGGGAGACGAAGTCGGGCGGCGGTGTCGCGTACAGCTCGTCGAGGACCGACTCGACCGAGCCCGTGTCGGGGGCGCCGGCCTTCCCGCCCTGCCCGCTCCTGCGCCGCATGCCCTCCCGCCTCCTCCCTCGGGGCCCGCGCTCGTACCTCCTGTCTACGGTCACCCCGCACGCCCCGCGACCGGAGCGGCACCCAGTTTGCCTAATCGAATTAGGCAAGCGCATAATCGACGAAGGAAAGCGCGACGCACCACCATCGCCGGAGGCGACATGCACACCACGGACGGCTGGATCACCACGCCCCTCACCGGGGATCTCCTGCGGGGCGCCCTCGACTTGGAGCGCACGGAGCACGGCCTGCTGCCCCACCGGCTCCCCGCCGCGGCCCGCGCCCAGAACACCGACGGACAGCTGGCCATGGCCGAGTCCCAGCCCTCCGGCGTACGCCTGGTCCTGCGCACCCGCGCCACCGCGCTCGAACTGGACGCCCTGCCCACCAAGCGGTCCTACGTCGGCGCCCCGCCACGCCCGGAGGGGGTCTACGAACTGCTCGTCGACGGCCGCCCGTCGGGCCGGGGCACCGTCGCGGGCGGCAACACCCTGACCATCGACATGACCACCGGCACGACGGACGTCGAGCGCGGCCCGGTCGGCACCCTGCGCTTCGCCGATCTGCCCGAGGGCGACAAGGACATCGAGATCTGGCTGCCGCACAACGAGACGACCGAACTCGTCGCCCTGCGCACCAACGCCCCCGTCGAGCCCGTCCCGGACCACGGCCGCAGGGTCTGGCTGCACCACGGCAGCTCGATCAGCCACGGCTCCGACGCCGCGGGCCCCACCACCACCTGGCCGGCGCTCGCCGCCACTCTCGGCGGCGTCGAACTCGTCAACCTCGGACTGGCCGGCAGTGCCCTGCTCGACCCGTTCACCGCGCGCGCCATGCGCGACACCCCGGCCGACCTGATCAGCGTGAAGATCGGCATCAACGTGGTCAAC
The Streptomyces sp. NBC_01723 genome window above contains:
- a CDS encoding basic amino acid/polyamine antiporter; the protein is MSQAAASDADGASPPTAKLPLFTLTAMVVGSMVGAGVFSLPGRFAEETGVAGALIAWAIAGTGMLMLAFVFQSLAVRRPDLDAGVYAYAKAGFGEYLGFFAAFGYWASTCVGNVTYWVLIMSTVGSVWPALGDGDTALAVVLSSLGLWAFFWIIRRGVKEATAINKVVTVAKLVPIVIFVILALVYFEPGVFADNFGGADYAGSLFTQVRGTMLATVFVFLGVEGASVYSRHARRRSDVGRATVLGFLSVFAVFASVTIVSYGIMPMDEIAGLRQPSMAGVLESAVGTWGRVFISVGPIVSVLGAYLAWTLMAAEVLFVAAKDDDMPRFLRRANAVDVPVPALLMTSLLTQVVLIATSFSDDAFNFALNLTSALSLVPYLLAAAFAVRIGSRDDPRTEGGRTSRRELTCAVVATLYTAFLLYAAGLKFLLVSFILYAPATALFVMARRERGRRLFSPGELVVLAVSVVGAVLGLVALAAGWISL
- a CDS encoding DMT family transporter, encoding MGFVLPVLFALVAAFSNALATVLQRRAALSVPQSQGFRPGLVLDLLRRPVWLGGMLAVVVAGVGQAVALATGPLSLVQPLFVLELPLALLLASLMTGGKLPQVMWLAVGAVVVGLGVALVSAAPDHGEEDVPLDRWVPALAACAGAAVLLAAAGLKRPVGKARAGCLGAATAVCYALTAGLMKDSMRVLDSDGVNGFLTAWQTYGFAVAGVCAVLLLEHAMQGGPLVASQPALTLGDATVSLLLGVILYREDVRGDWWVVPQLLGVGLIVMGVLSLARRGTDLRTAQ
- a CDS encoding SCO0607 family lipoprotein gives rise to the protein MRTGKRVHLVLACVAAAAAMTGCSVEEATCGGGEYPVLSVGGTGSACVSNDEEPPKGYTRYPEGKVPEHVGDEWDTYWQTHTVDEDGKIVEVPQGG
- a CDS encoding GDSL-type esterase/lipase family protein, whose protein sequence is MHTTDGWITTPLTGDLLRGALDLERTEHGLLPHRLPAAARAQNTDGQLAMAESQPSGVRLVLRTRATALELDALPTKRSYVGAPPRPEGVYELLVDGRPSGRGTVAGGNTLTIDMTTGTTDVERGPVGTLRFADLPEGDKDIEIWLPHNETTELVALRTNAPVEPVPDHGRRVWLHHGSSISHGSDAAGPTTTWPALAATLGGVELVNLGLAGSALLDPFTARAMRDTPADLISVKIGINVVNADLMRLRAFGPAVHGFLDTIRDGHPTVPLLVVSPILCPVHEDTPGPLAPDFSGVAEGRMSWVATGDPAERASGKLTLNVIRDELARIVAQRSATDPHLHYLDGRELYGEADTAELPLPDGLHPDAATHRSMGERFAELAFADQGAFSG